One genomic window of Calonectris borealis chromosome 27, bCalBor7.hap1.2, whole genome shotgun sequence includes the following:
- the LOC142093577 gene encoding uncharacterized protein LOC142093577, translating into MFLYLEGLCFVPRALVLFLGFWFCSLGSGFDPWALVFFHGLYFCSSGSCFLPRALVLLLEGWFCSLRYGFLSWALALFLGSWCFSSGSGFLSRGLVLFLGLWFCSSVSGLVPRALVLFHGLWFSSYGSRFVLQALLFVLWHWFCSSGSRFLPRTLILFLGFWFCSLSSGFLPQALVLFIEVWFSSSGSGCVPRALVLFLGLWLCSSGSCFVPRALVLFFELWFSSSGPGFLPRGFVLFLGLSFFSSGFGLVPRALVSFLKLCISSSGSVLFLGLWFFPRALVLFLEGWFCSLAYGFLSRALAWFLGLLFSSSGSVFFPRALVFFLRTCFFTSRGSFVPRTLAWFLGPWFFSSGSGFVSRGLVLFLGLWFCSSVSGLVPRALVLFHGLWFSSYGPRFVL; encoded by the exons atGTTTCTTtatctcgaggg tctctgttttgttcctcgggctctggttttgttcctcgggttctggttttgttccttggggtctggttttgatccttgggctctggttttctttcacgggctctatttttgttcctcgggctcttgttttcttcctcgggctctggttttgctcctcgagggctggttttgttccttgcgctatggttttctttcttgggctctggctttgttcctcgggtcctggtgtttttcctcgggctctggttttctttctcgagggctggttttgttcctagggctctggttttgttcctcggtttctggtttggttcctcgggccctggttttattccacgggctctggttttcttcctatggctctcgttttgttcttcaggccctcctttttgtcctttggcactggttttgttcctcgggctctcgttttcttcctcgaactctcattttgttcctcgggttctggttttgttccttgagctctggttttcttcctcaggctctggttttgttcatcgaggtctggttttcttcctcgggctctggttgtgttcctcgggctctggttctgttcctcggactctggttgtgttcctcgggctcttgttttgttcctcgagctctagttttgttctttgagctctggttttcttcctcaggccctggttttcttcctcgggggttcgttttattccttgggctctcatttttttcctcgggctttggtttggttcctcgggctctggtttccttcctgaagctctgcattagctcctcaggctctgttttgttcctcgggctctggttttttcctcgggctctggttttgttcctcgagggctggttttgttcattggcctatggttttctttctcgggctctggcttggttcctcgggctcttgttttcttcctcgggctctgttttttttcctcgggctctggttttcttcctcagaacctgtttctttacctcgaggggtagttttgttcctcggactctggcttggttcctcgggccctggtttttttcctcgggctctggttttgtttctcgagggctagttttgttcctcggtctctggttttgttcctcagtttctggtttggttcctcgggccctggttttattccatgggctctggttttcttcctatggccctcgttttgttctttag